One window from the genome of Chlamydiota bacterium encodes:
- the murJ gene encoding murein biosynthesis integral membrane protein MurJ, producing the protein MRRIARASMLLAAASAGCHVLGLVKEMLIAGQFGISRAMDAFYAALAVPHALNNILLSAFGAVFIPAYVRHALLGNEAADRVAAAALRRLGLILALAAAALFAGAPLVIGLGFRGLPPDGAGEAVRILKVVAFTMVLSGAAGALSGVLNARAHFFWPAVSPVLVTLVSIVFIVLGAQRMGVMALAWGLGAGLLAQCLVLAAAARREGFRPAFLDARGEPAVREMTAGALLLIVGIVAAQGNVLVDSVMASYLAPGSLAALSYAAKLVMVPLVVFTGSLATAAFPHFSKQAAGGRIAELKEALAASIRMAGFVFLPLTVALVILARPLIALLFQRGAFDREAAELTSAILACYAPQMFFCTVSILLVRVHLALDERAVMVKVAFAGVGMNVAFNLLFIRLIDPPAAGLALSTSLVQCIASWLFYLPLARRIGALHAQDLLPALLRTACASAAMAAAILAASAAAGARGAGPVACLAVSAAAGAVVFPAAARLLGSTELDGLARLARDACRLRRPGGSR; encoded by the coding sequence GTGAGGAGGATTGCGCGGGCGTCGATGCTGCTGGCGGCGGCGAGCGCGGGGTGCCACGTCCTCGGGCTGGTCAAGGAGATGCTGATCGCCGGGCAGTTCGGCATCAGCCGGGCGATGGACGCGTTCTACGCCGCCCTCGCGGTCCCGCACGCGCTCAACAATATCCTCCTGTCGGCGTTCGGCGCCGTCTTCATCCCCGCCTACGTGCGCCACGCCCTCCTCGGCAACGAGGCCGCCGACCGCGTCGCCGCCGCGGCGCTGCGCCGCCTCGGGCTCATCCTCGCCCTGGCGGCGGCCGCCCTCTTCGCCGGGGCCCCGCTCGTCATCGGGCTCGGATTCCGGGGCCTGCCGCCCGACGGGGCGGGGGAGGCGGTCCGGATCCTCAAGGTCGTCGCCTTCACGATGGTGCTGAGCGGGGCGGCGGGGGCCTTGTCGGGCGTGCTCAACGCGCGCGCGCACTTCTTCTGGCCCGCGGTCTCGCCGGTCCTCGTCACCCTCGTCAGCATCGTCTTCATCGTGCTGGGCGCCCAACGGATGGGGGTGATGGCGCTCGCCTGGGGCCTGGGCGCGGGACTCCTCGCCCAGTGCCTCGTCCTCGCCGCCGCCGCCCGCCGCGAGGGGTTTCGTCCCGCGTTCCTCGACGCCCGGGGAGAACCGGCGGTGCGGGAGATGACCGCCGGGGCGCTCCTGCTCATCGTCGGCATCGTCGCGGCGCAGGGGAACGTCCTCGTGGACAGCGTGATGGCGTCGTACCTCGCCCCCGGCAGTCTCGCCGCGCTCTCCTACGCGGCGAAGCTCGTGATGGTCCCCCTCGTCGTCTTCACCGGATCCCTCGCCACCGCGGCGTTCCCCCACTTCTCGAAGCAGGCCGCCGGGGGGAGGATCGCGGAGCTGAAGGAGGCGCTCGCGGCGAGCATCCGGATGGCGGGCTTCGTCTTCCTCCCGCTGACGGTCGCGCTCGTTATCCTGGCGCGGCCGCTGATCGCGCTCCTCTTCCAGCGCGGGGCGTTCGACCGCGAGGCGGCGGAACTGACCTCGGCCATCCTGGCCTGCTATGCGCCCCAGATGTTCTTCTGCACGGTCAGCATCCTCCTCGTGCGCGTCCACCTCGCGCTCGACGAGAGGGCCGTGATGGTGAAGGTCGCATTCGCGGGGGTGGGGATGAACGTCGCCTTCAACCTCCTCTTCATCCGGTTGATCGACCCGCCGGCGGCCGGTCTGGCCCTCTCGACCTCGCTCGTCCAGTGCATCGCGTCGTGGCTCTTCTACCTGCCGCTGGCCCGCCGCATCGGCGCCTTGCACGCGCAGGACCTTCTCCCGGCGCTGCTCCGCACCGCCTGCGCCTCCGCCGCGATGGCCGCGGCGATCCTGGCGGCGTCGGCCGCGGCCGGGGCGCGCGGGGCGGGGCCCGTCGCGTGCCTGGCTGTTTCCGCCGCCGCGGGGGCGGTCGTGTTTCCCGCGGCGGCGCGGCTGCTCGGGTCCACCGAGCTCGACGGCCTGGCGCGCCTCGCGCGGGACGCATGCCGGCTTCGGCGGCCGGGGGGGAGCCGGTGA
- a CDS encoding glycosyltransferase family 4 protein — protein sequence MPASAAGGEPVSGPPRVCMVVCNFSPAVGGTERQAEALARGLLAEGGETFVLTQRAAGLPREEISGGLRVLRRLGGPERRGIEGIGYLLGAARLLLRERRRYDLIHCHGIYLHTVAAVLVARAAGKRVVVKAACGGAYGDLAAMRRHKGGRALIAICRAADRFVAVSSEIADELRAAGVPARRIVAMPPLLDTERFRPAETAEKAALRGALGLPASGLLVSSVGRLAPQKGLGTLLDAWGRLVDRPRATLLLVGDGPARGELERRARGDDTAGRVRFLGERRDVADILRASDAFAFHSLSEGMPNALVEAMACGLPCVSSATGGARDLVRHGLNGLLVEPSDAAALAGALETILLDAGLRLRLGEAARAAAAARCAARLVTGRYRALYRELRAPAV from the coding sequence ATGCCGGCTTCGGCGGCCGGGGGGGAGCCGGTGAGCGGCCCCCCCCGCGTCTGCATGGTCGTGTGCAACTTCAGCCCGGCCGTGGGGGGGACCGAGAGGCAGGCGGAGGCGCTCGCGCGGGGGCTCCTGGCGGAGGGCGGCGAAACGTTCGTGCTGACGCAGCGCGCCGCCGGGCTGCCGCGCGAGGAGATCAGCGGCGGGCTGCGCGTGCTCAGGAGACTGGGCGGCCCCGAACGGCGCGGCATCGAGGGGATCGGCTACCTGCTGGGGGCGGCGCGCCTCCTCCTGCGCGAACGCCGCCGCTACGACCTGATCCACTGCCACGGGATCTACCTGCACACCGTCGCGGCGGTGCTCGTCGCCCGGGCCGCCGGGAAGCGGGTCGTCGTGAAGGCCGCCTGCGGGGGCGCGTACGGCGATCTCGCGGCGATGCGGCGGCACAAGGGCGGCCGGGCGCTCATCGCGATCTGCCGCGCCGCGGACCGTTTCGTCGCCGTCAGCTCCGAGATCGCCGACGAGCTCCGCGCCGCGGGCGTCCCCGCGCGGCGGATCGTTGCGATGCCGCCCCTCCTGGACACGGAGCGGTTCAGGCCGGCCGAAACCGCGGAGAAGGCGGCGCTGCGGGGCGCGCTCGGCCTGCCGGCCTCGGGGCTGCTCGTCTCGTCTGTCGGCCGCCTCGCGCCGCAGAAGGGGCTCGGCACGCTCCTCGACGCGTGGGGGCGTCTCGTGGACCGGCCGCGCGCCACCCTCCTGCTCGTCGGCGACGGCCCCGCGCGCGGCGAACTGGAACGGCGCGCGCGCGGAGACGATACGGCGGGGCGGGTGCGCTTCCTCGGGGAACGCCGCGACGTCGCCGACATCCTGCGCGCCTCGGACGCCTTCGCATTCCATTCGCTTTCGGAGGGGATGCCGAACGCCCTCGTCGAGGCGATGGCCTGCGGCCTCCCGTGCGTCTCGTCGGCGACCGGGGGGGCGCGCGACCTCGTCCGCCACGGCCTGAACGGGCTGCTGGTCGAACCGTCAGACGCGGCGGCGCTCGCCGGGGCGCTCGAGACGATCCTCCTCGACGCGGGGCTGCGCCTCCGGCTCGGGGAGGCGGCGCGGGCCGCGGCCGCGGCCCGCTGCGCCGCGCGGCTCGTCACGGGCCGTTACCGCGCCCTGTACCGGGAACTCCGCGCCCCGGCGGTGTAA
- a CDS encoding metallophosphoesterase family protein, which produces MRYAIFGDVHGNREALEAVLLDMEQARVDRRLCLGDIVGYGADPVDCLRRIRDLKIETVQGNHDSAAVGETPLDYFNPFAKRAIEWTAGRIGKEDAAWLKGLPLVRDCGGFTLVHSSLARPREWGYILDYEAAQRCFRLLSSRACFIGHSHVPLVFRDHDDAVTVRRAATVAIEQAARYIVNVGSVGQPRDGDPRAAYGIYDEGGGTLELRRVEYDIPAAQRKIVEAGLPEFLAVRLEAGR; this is translated from the coding sequence ATGCGTTACGCGATATTCGGCGACGTCCACGGCAACCGCGAAGCGCTCGAGGCGGTGCTGCTCGACATGGAGCAGGCCCGCGTCGACCGGCGGCTCTGCCTCGGCGACATCGTCGGGTACGGCGCCGACCCGGTCGACTGCCTGCGCCGGATACGGGACCTCAAGATAGAAACGGTGCAGGGGAACCACGACTCCGCGGCGGTCGGCGAGACCCCGCTGGACTATTTCAACCCGTTCGCGAAACGGGCGATCGAATGGACGGCCGGGCGGATCGGGAAGGAGGACGCGGCCTGGCTGAAGGGCCTCCCGCTCGTGCGCGACTGCGGCGGCTTCACCCTCGTCCACTCCTCGCTCGCCCGCCCGCGGGAGTGGGGGTACATCCTCGACTACGAGGCGGCGCAGCGTTGCTTCCGCCTCCTCTCGTCGCGCGCCTGTTTCATCGGCCACTCGCACGTGCCGCTCGTCTTCAGGGACCACGACGACGCGGTCACCGTACGCCGCGCGGCCACGGTGGCGATCGAGCAGGCGGCGCGGTACATCGTCAACGTCGGCAGCGTGGGGCAGCCGCGCGACGGCGATCCGCGGGCGGCCTACGGGATCTACGACGAGGGGGGCGGCACGCTGGAGCTGCGGCGCGTCGAATACGATATCCCCGCCGCGCAGCGCAAGATCGTCGAGGCGGGGCTCCCGGAGTTTCTGGCGGTGCGGCTGGAGGCGGGGCGCTGA
- the vanZ gene encoding VanZ family protein, producing the protein MSRPYAIAAFLWAALMLVAAVSQTQPAAATLFPQEDKLLHFIEYAVFALLLYRVFSHSSDTRIIGRAALYTACIAIGYGIALEALQSTLPYRECTVYDFLANCAGVAFTLGLCWRPGPPAA; encoded by the coding sequence ATGTCACGACCGTACGCGATCGCGGCGTTTCTCTGGGCGGCGCTGATGCTCGTGGCCGCGGTCTCGCAGACGCAGCCCGCCGCGGCGACGCTCTTCCCCCAGGAGGACAAGCTCCTCCACTTCATCGAGTACGCGGTGTTCGCCCTCCTCCTGTACCGGGTCTTCAGCCACTCCTCCGACACGCGGATTATCGGGAGGGCGGCGCTCTACACCGCCTGCATCGCGATCGGCTACGGGATCGCGCTCGAGGCGCTCCAGTCCACGCTGCCGTACCGGGAGTGCACCGTCTACGACTTCCTGGCGAACTGCGCCGGCGTGGCGTTCACGCTGGGGCTCTGCTGGAGGCCGGGGCCGCCGGCGGCCTGA
- the ligA gene encoding NAD-dependent DNA ligase LigA, translating to MDTARAKREIERLRRAIERHNWRYYVLDDPEISDARYDALLRELAALEERFPALRSPDSPTQRVGAAPRAEFTPVRHGIPMLSLGNATSADEAREFDRRIRRILSLPGDAAITYVAEPKFDGVSVELVYEEGTFVSGSTRGDGVTGEDVTANLKTVSSVPLRLRGEERAIPARLEVRGEVYIDIEDFERLNRDREGRGEPLFANPRNAAAGSLRQLDPSVTAGRPLKIFLYAPGQVEGDRFESQWGFLRALPEWGLRVERHIRRCAGIDEAIEFHRRMEEERSALPYEIDGVVIKVDDYALQRRLGEVSRSPRWAIAYKFPPRQETTRVVDIVAQVGRTGALTPVALMEPVRVGGVEVRRATLHNQDEVERKDVRVGDTVVVQRAGDVIPEIVKVVESARPPGTKPYRLPARCPVCGAVVERIEGEAAARCTGISCPAQLEEKILHFASRRALDIDGLGEKLVRQLVSTGRVRSVADLYSLNESDLLPLERMADRSAAKIVASIDRSRRTTLARLIFALGIRHVGEHVARLLARAFGTLERIGRATEEELAQTREIGPRIAASIVTFFSQRLNTEVIERLRTGGVTWSETPAAGPGVFAGMTFVFTGTLRRFTRDQARLLVEERGGRAAGSVSTKTRYVVAGADAGSKLEKARALGVEVLTEERFAALLKSEK from the coding sequence ATGGACACGGCGCGGGCGAAACGGGAGATCGAACGCCTCCGGCGCGCGATCGAGCGCCACAACTGGCGCTACTACGTCCTCGACGACCCCGAGATCTCCGACGCGCGGTACGACGCGCTGCTGCGGGAGCTCGCCGCCCTCGAGGAGCGGTTCCCCGCCCTCCGCAGCCCCGATTCGCCCACCCAGCGCGTGGGCGCCGCCCCGCGCGCGGAGTTCACCCCGGTCAGGCACGGCATCCCGATGCTCAGCCTCGGCAACGCGACGAGCGCCGACGAGGCGCGCGAATTCGACCGTCGGATCAGGCGGATCCTCTCCCTGCCGGGCGACGCGGCGATCACCTACGTCGCCGAACCCAAGTTCGACGGGGTGAGCGTCGAGCTCGTCTACGAGGAGGGCACGTTCGTCTCAGGCTCGACGCGCGGCGACGGCGTCACGGGCGAGGACGTGACCGCGAACCTCAAGACCGTTTCCAGCGTGCCGCTGAGGCTCAGGGGGGAGGAAAGGGCGATCCCCGCGCGTCTCGAGGTGCGGGGCGAGGTCTACATCGACATCGAGGATTTCGAGCGCCTCAACCGGGATCGAGAGGGGCGGGGAGAGCCGCTCTTCGCGAACCCGCGGAACGCCGCGGCCGGTTCGCTCCGGCAGCTCGACCCGTCGGTCACGGCCGGGCGGCCGCTGAAGATCTTTCTCTACGCCCCCGGGCAGGTGGAGGGTGACCGGTTCGAAAGCCAGTGGGGGTTCCTCCGCGCCCTCCCGGAGTGGGGGCTGAGGGTCGAGCGCCATATCCGGCGCTGCGCGGGGATCGACGAGGCGATCGAGTTCCACCGCCGGATGGAGGAGGAGCGGAGCGCCCTCCCGTACGAGATCGACGGGGTGGTCATCAAGGTCGACGACTACGCCCTCCAGCGGCGCCTGGGGGAGGTGAGCCGGAGCCCGCGCTGGGCGATCGCGTACAAGTTCCCCCCGCGGCAGGAGACCACGCGGGTCGTCGACATCGTCGCGCAGGTCGGCAGGACCGGGGCGCTCACGCCGGTGGCGTTGATGGAGCCGGTGCGGGTCGGGGGGGTGGAGGTGCGCCGCGCGACGCTCCACAACCAGGACGAGGTGGAGCGCAAGGACGTCAGGGTCGGGGACACGGTCGTCGTGCAGCGCGCGGGCGACGTCATCCCGGAGATCGTGAAGGTCGTCGAGAGCGCCCGCCCCCCGGGGACGAAGCCGTACCGGCTCCCCGCGCGCTGCCCGGTGTGCGGGGCGGTGGTGGAGCGGATCGAGGGGGAGGCGGCGGCGCGCTGCACGGGGATCTCGTGCCCCGCGCAGCTCGAGGAGAAGATACTCCATTTCGCCTCGAGGAGGGCGCTGGATATCGACGGCCTCGGGGAGAAGCTGGTCCGCCAACTCGTCTCGACGGGCAGGGTGCGGAGCGTGGCGGACCTCTACTCCCTGAACGAGTCCGATCTCCTCCCGCTGGAGCGTATGGCGGACAGGTCCGCGGCGAAGATCGTCGCCTCGATCGACCGGAGCCGGCGCACGACGCTCGCCCGGCTGATCTTCGCCCTGGGGATCCGGCACGTCGGGGAGCACGTCGCGCGCCTCCTGGCGCGCGCGTTCGGCACGCTGGAGCGGATCGGGCGGGCGACCGAGGAGGAGCTCGCCCAGACGAGGGAGATAGGCCCGCGGATCGCCGCGAGCATCGTCACCTTCTTCTCCCAGCGCCTCAACACCGAGGTCATCGAGCGCCTCAGAACGGGCGGGGTGACCTGGAGCGAGACGCCGGCGGCGGGGCCGGGCGTCTTCGCCGGGATGACGTTCGTCTTCACCGGGACGCTCCGACGCTTCACTCGCGACCAGGCGCGACTCCTGGTCGAGGAGCGGGGCGGGCGCGCCGCGGGGAGCGTGAGCACGAAGACGCGCTACGTCGTGGCGGGCGCGGACGCGGGGTCGAAGCTGGAGAAGGCGCGGGCGCTCGGCGTGGAGGTGCTCACGGAGGAGAGGTTCGCCGCCCTGCTGAAGTCGGAGAAGTAG
- a CDS encoding YfhO family protein, whose amino-acid sequence MKPGAKDLVCIGLLLLLVAAAFPPPAFTPSNLLATRFSDAVTQYLPHQVFVRRSLLVHRRLPFWNPYECAGTPAFPNPLYPAFSFPSLLLSPLPPALALNLGFLLHFFLAGALSFACARQAGCSRAGALLAGIVVSLGARSLTHAQAGLYSRLAIFSFIPLLFFCAERCLRAPSAASAACLAVSLSLACLTGEAQILACALAGIAAYAALRPRATPVTAAPRQARRCLLLGVLLSAPLSAFYLLPAHRLYPLLSRSHPLGQARFDFAPSLGEIAASLVSPSLVGEYAPLGTLSWECALFAGVAPLLLLLRNAPSRMTRRDVALWGLLAAGAVLLSARELSFVHAALDRLVPFFGRFRNPGRLLYLVPFFLAMLAARLFDAVAGAMEPRRGGAGRAWFAVCAAGMLLYGTLWAAMRGADPARLAANLSNRFVFLFGEARLPLLDAARAARGASRHLADAVGSLRFSLLLVPVLCLLCALRERARIRRGVFSFAFCALAFLELLRSSGAFLAAQPLGLLHPASPLAAAIGKAGNDCGRMLDMTPPRGAAFWAAYPFASSTALDISRVDGYTPVNFSAYARFLDLASGAAGPLPRWSLAVHSIEAPELLSLLGVGLVLSDRPPGIPGLRPDGVFAGVPVYRQFLGEGVAPRLLLFRNPERLPHAWLVARATVCPPGEEGRTLRSFDPRLEALLAPGARPLAAEGGFRAVSVRRAAPGLLEAEVATEQPAHLCTREIWAPGWEAALNGTPVEVTRTNGIFCGIRLPPGRHAVRLRYTPPGFRIGAVVSLFTLAGLVITMCARSGKTIPYPPPSPGHT is encoded by the coding sequence GTGAAACCGGGCGCGAAGGATCTCGTCTGCATCGGGCTGCTGCTCCTGCTCGTCGCCGCGGCCTTCCCCCCGCCCGCGTTCACCCCGTCGAACCTCCTCGCCACCCGCTTCAGCGACGCCGTCACGCAGTATCTCCCGCACCAGGTCTTCGTCCGGCGGTCCCTGCTCGTGCACCGCCGCCTCCCCTTCTGGAACCCGTACGAGTGCGCGGGAACCCCCGCCTTCCCCAACCCGCTCTACCCCGCGTTCTCCTTCCCCTCCCTCCTCCTCTCCCCCCTGCCCCCGGCGCTGGCCCTGAACCTCGGCTTCCTCCTGCACTTCTTCCTCGCGGGGGCGCTCTCCTTCGCCTGCGCCCGGCAGGCGGGCTGCTCGCGGGCCGGCGCCCTGCTGGCGGGGATCGTCGTTTCGCTCGGCGCGCGGAGCCTCACGCACGCGCAGGCGGGGCTCTACTCGCGCCTGGCGATCTTCTCCTTCATCCCGCTGCTGTTTTTCTGCGCCGAGCGCTGCCTCCGAGCGCCCTCCGCCGCCTCCGCGGCGTGCCTCGCGGTCTCCCTCTCGCTCGCCTGCCTCACCGGCGAGGCGCAGATCCTCGCCTGCGCCCTGGCGGGGATCGCGGCCTACGCCGCGTTGCGGCCGCGCGCGACGCCCGTCACCGCCGCTCCCCGCCAGGCGCGGCGCTGCCTTCTCCTCGGCGTCCTCCTCTCCGCGCCGCTCTCCGCCTTCTACCTCCTCCCGGCCCACCGCCTCTACCCGCTCCTCTCCCGGTCGCACCCCCTCGGCCAGGCGCGGTTCGACTTCGCCCCTTCGCTCGGCGAGATCGCCGCGTCCCTCGTCTCCCCCTCCCTCGTCGGCGAGTACGCTCCTCTAGGGACGCTTTCGTGGGAGTGCGCGCTCTTCGCCGGCGTCGCGCCCCTGCTCCTGCTCCTCCGCAACGCGCCGTCCCGCATGACGCGGCGCGACGTCGCCCTCTGGGGGCTTCTCGCCGCGGGCGCCGTGCTGCTCTCCGCGCGGGAGCTCTCCTTCGTCCACGCCGCGCTCGACCGCCTGGTCCCGTTCTTCGGCAGATTCCGCAACCCGGGGCGGCTGCTCTATCTGGTTCCGTTCTTCCTCGCGATGCTCGCCGCGCGCCTCTTCGACGCCGTCGCGGGCGCGATGGAGCCGCGGCGCGGAGGGGCCGGGCGGGCCTGGTTCGCCGTCTGCGCGGCGGGGATGCTCCTGTACGGCACGCTCTGGGCGGCGATGCGCGGCGCCGACCCCGCCCGCCTCGCCGCGAACCTCTCGAACCGGTTCGTCTTTCTTTTCGGCGAGGCCCGGCTCCCGCTGCTCGACGCCGCGCGGGCCGCGCGCGGCGCCTCCCGCCACCTCGCCGACGCCGTCGGCTCCCTGCGCTTCTCCCTGCTGCTCGTCCCCGTCCTCTGCCTCCTCTGCGCCCTGAGGGAACGGGCCCGCATCCGGAGAGGCGTCTTCTCCTTCGCGTTCTGCGCGCTGGCGTTCCTCGAGCTTCTCCGCTCCTCGGGGGCGTTCCTCGCCGCGCAGCCGCTCGGCCTGCTCCATCCCGCCTCCCCCCTCGCCGCCGCGATAGGGAAGGCGGGGAACGACTGCGGGCGGATGCTCGACATGACCCCGCCCCGCGGGGCGGCGTTCTGGGCGGCGTACCCGTTTGCGTCGAGCACCGCGCTCGACATCTCGCGCGTGGACGGCTACACCCCGGTCAACTTCTCCGCCTACGCCCGGTTTTTGGACCTGGCCTCAGGCGCGGCGGGCCCGCTGCCCCGCTGGTCGCTCGCCGTCCACTCGATCGAGGCGCCCGAGCTCCTCTCGCTGCTCGGCGTCGGGCTCGTGCTCTCGGACCGCCCGCCCGGCATCCCGGGCCTGCGTCCCGACGGCGTCTTCGCCGGCGTCCCGGTCTACCGGCAGTTCCTCGGGGAGGGGGTCGCGCCGCGCCTCCTCCTCTTCCGGAATCCCGAACGGCTTCCCCACGCCTGGCTCGTCGCGCGCGCAACGGTCTGCCCGCCGGGGGAGGAGGGACGGACGCTGCGGTCGTTCGACCCGCGCCTGGAGGCGCTCCTCGCCCCCGGCGCGCGGCCGCTGGCCGCGGAGGGCGGGTTCAGGGCGGTTTCGGTGCGGCGGGCCGCGCCGGGGCTGCTCGAGGCGGAGGTCGCGACGGAGCAGCCCGCCCACCTGTGCACGCGGGAGATCTGGGCGCCGGGGTGGGAGGCGGCCCTGAACGGAACGCCGGTCGAGGTGACGAGGACGAACGGGATATTCTGCGGGATCCGCCTGCCCCCGGGGAGGCATGCGGTGCGCCTGCGCTACACGCCGCCGGGGTTCCGCATCGGGGCGGTCGTCTCCCTCTTCACGCTCGCGGGTCTTGTCATAACCATGTGCGCCCGAAGCGGCAAGACAATCCCATATCCACCGCCCTCTCCAGGGCACACGTAA